One window of Candidatus Nitrospira kreftii genomic DNA carries:
- a CDS encoding Glucose-1-phosphate adenylyltransferase, giving the protein MSSAGKRVLAIVMAGGKGERLMPLTEVRSKPAVPFGGKYRIVDFVLSNFLNSDIMAMYVLVQYRSQSLIEHLRRAWRIGGRIKRQFITVVPPQMKAGGGWYEGTADAVFHNLNLIEDFSPDLVAVFGADHIYRMDIEQMVRFHQERRADVTVAARPVPLHAARGFGIIETDANDRIVGFAEKPKHPKPMPRDSEHAFSSMGNYIFETDVLLKVLSEDARKGGSHDFGRDVIPSIMKKNHVVAYNFMQNVVPGLKPYEERGYWRDVGTLETYWQAHLDILGECPIFDLRNGDWPILTDTFDGPTASLAKAYVEDSMIGQGSQVLDADIRRSVIGRNVRIESGTKIEECIILDGSIVGAKSHLRRVVADRFNVIPAGSEMGLNPAQDRKRYHVSRSNLVVLPRQFRGIPHDRPRKEDLQGGGV; this is encoded by the coding sequence TTGAGCAGCGCAGGCAAGCGTGTGCTGGCGATCGTGATGGCCGGAGGCAAAGGCGAACGGCTCATGCCGCTGACGGAAGTCCGCAGCAAACCGGCGGTGCCGTTCGGAGGGAAGTATCGCATCGTCGACTTCGTGCTGAGCAACTTCTTGAACTCCGACATCATGGCGATGTATGTGCTGGTGCAGTACCGTTCGCAGTCGCTGATCGAGCATTTGCGACGAGCGTGGCGGATTGGTGGACGGATTAAGCGGCAATTCATTACGGTAGTCCCACCGCAGATGAAAGCTGGCGGCGGTTGGTACGAAGGCACCGCCGATGCGGTCTTTCACAATCTGAATCTCATCGAAGACTTTTCGCCGGACCTGGTGGCTGTGTTCGGCGCCGATCATATTTACCGGATGGATATCGAACAGATGGTACGATTTCATCAGGAACGCCGGGCCGATGTGACAGTCGCGGCACGGCCGGTCCCGCTCCATGCTGCGCGTGGTTTCGGAATCATCGAGACCGATGCGAATGATCGTATCGTGGGTTTCGCGGAAAAACCCAAACATCCGAAACCGATGCCCCGTGATTCGGAGCATGCTTTTTCATCGATGGGCAACTATATTTTCGAGACGGATGTCCTTTTGAAGGTGCTGTCCGAAGATGCCAGAAAGGGAGGCTCTCACGACTTTGGTCGAGACGTGATCCCCTCCATCATGAAAAAGAACCACGTGGTGGCCTACAATTTCATGCAGAACGTCGTCCCGGGATTGAAACCCTATGAGGAACGAGGATATTGGCGGGATGTCGGGACGTTGGAGACCTACTGGCAGGCCCACCTGGATATTCTTGGAGAATGCCCGATTTTTGACCTGCGAAATGGAGACTGGCCCATCCTCACCGACACATTCGATGGACCGACCGCAAGTTTGGCAAAAGCCTATGTCGAGGATTCCATGATTGGGCAGGGGAGCCAGGTTCTGGATGCTGACATCAGGCGTTCTGTCATCGGTCGGAATGTGCGCATTGAATCCGGCACCAAGATCGAAGAGTGCATCATCCTCGACGGTTCAATCGTCGGCGCAAAATCACATCTTCGACGAGTGGTTGCAGACCGGTTCAACGTGATTCCCGCCGGTTCCGAAATGGGATTGAATCCGGCACAGGATCGAAAACGATATCATGTCTCACGGTCTAACCTGGTCGTGTTACCCAGACAGTTCCGTGGAATTCCCCATGATCGACCAAGGAAGGAAGACCTACAGGGAGGAGGCGTATGA
- a CDS encoding hypothetical protein (conserved protein of unknown function) → MGQAEHQVGIQQALVALSGQGRRLLIEYLQRQRWFAGKGKPLTDVRVADAFDLSHGADRRMLAMASVEYRGGAKEHYMMPLTIRPRMDQDDGRAIVELTGASANEWVCDAAEDSATWISLYEMVAQGRELAGQLGCLSGCAVPQGREELATPVREATVLSAEQSNTSVILDRRAIIKLIRKLDAGIHPDSEVLEFLTTQTTCRDVPALLGIITYDSDMTDEAQPVTVAVLQRFVPNVGDGWSYTLAHLGKLLDEGGQVVMDRGDNLAITVAAISDPLLAQFRRLGEITAGVHVALASRQEPEAFRPEPITLRDVDQWKVGMTKQLTEVCHDLRALQPAQQSAVGLLGDEVTGLETACRDRFDDLRLLAQARAVKIRHHGDYHLGQVLKTTDSFMVIDFEGEPARPLEERRAKVCPLKDVGGMLRSFNYATHAVLRQRPEVSSTDVELMTEWEGAVRASFLDGYCSVARPGEAVFVPATWDEALRVIRVYELDKAVYEMRYEMRNRPDWLSIPLQGIRSLVQSV, encoded by the coding sequence ATGGGGCAAGCCGAACATCAAGTAGGGATCCAACAGGCTCTGGTCGCGCTGAGCGGACAGGGGCGTCGCCTCCTGATCGAATATCTCCAGCGGCAGCGATGGTTCGCTGGGAAGGGAAAGCCGTTGACGGATGTACGCGTTGCCGATGCGTTCGACCTGTCTCATGGGGCCGACCGCCGCATGTTGGCGATGGCGTCGGTCGAGTATCGAGGCGGCGCCAAGGAACACTATATGATGCCGTTGACGATCCGGCCACGGATGGATCAGGACGATGGCAGGGCGATCGTCGAGCTGACAGGCGCTTCAGCCAATGAGTGGGTCTGCGATGCAGCCGAAGATTCAGCAACCTGGATTAGTTTGTACGAGATGGTGGCACAAGGCCGGGAACTGGCAGGGCAGCTCGGATGTCTCAGTGGCTGTGCCGTGCCGCAAGGGAGGGAGGAATTGGCAACACCTGTGCGGGAAGCCACGGTCTTGTCTGCTGAACAGAGCAATACGTCGGTGATCCTCGACCGGCGGGCGATCATAAAATTGATCCGCAAGCTGGACGCAGGCATCCATCCCGATAGCGAGGTCCTGGAATTCCTGACGACGCAAACAACGTGTCGTGATGTGCCGGCTCTGCTCGGCATCATTACGTACGACAGCGATATGACGGATGAGGCGCAGCCGGTGACTGTGGCGGTGCTCCAGCGATTCGTACCGAACGTCGGTGATGGATGGTCCTATACGTTGGCTCATCTCGGGAAACTCTTGGATGAAGGCGGTCAGGTGGTCATGGACCGCGGAGACAACCTCGCGATCACCGTGGCGGCAATTTCCGATCCGCTCTTGGCCCAGTTTCGACGGCTCGGTGAGATCACGGCTGGCGTGCATGTGGCACTGGCTTCTCGGCAGGAACCGGAGGCCTTTCGTCCGGAACCGATCACACTGCGCGATGTCGATCAGTGGAAAGTCGGAATGACGAAGCAGCTCACAGAAGTTTGTCACGATTTGCGCGCGCTTCAGCCGGCGCAGCAGTCGGCGGTCGGTTTGCTGGGTGACGAAGTGACTGGGCTGGAAACGGCTTGCCGCGACCGGTTCGATGACCTCCGGCTCTTGGCTCAAGCAAGGGCGGTAAAGATCCGCCACCACGGAGATTATCATCTCGGGCAAGTGCTCAAAACGACCGATAGTTTTATGGTGATCGATTTCGAAGGAGAACCTGCCAGGCCGCTTGAGGAGCGGCGCGCTAAGGTCTGCCCATTAAAAGATGTCGGAGGAATGCTGCGCTCATTCAATTATGCAACTCACGCCGTCTTGAGACAGCGCCCGGAGGTGTCTTCAACGGATGTTGAGTTGATGACGGAATGGGAAGGCGCCGTTCGTGCCTCCTTTCTCGACGGCTACTGTTCTGTTGCTCGACCGGGGGAGGCGGTCTTTGTTCCGGCGACCTGGGACGAGGCGCTCCGGGTCATTCGCGTGTACGAACTTGATAAAGCCGTCTACGAAATGCGGTATGAAATGAGAAATCGACCGGATTGGTTGTCGATCCCGCTCCAAGGAATCAGGAGCTTGGTTCAGAGTGTCTAG
- a CDS encoding hypothetical protein (conserved protein of unknown function), protein MLPNEEGGIVTTTHADTVFRFIGCSEIQEILGKQAADERQLVEMLEEVPLDSVYYHTHSYFLRTRFIERTYPNDFAQWAAQQVQDHVLAERLSVVDPFDFQSLEALREELISLIDDHLSGMTAVPRTGFGAPFYFNRSRILEVPTGVEAQTLHEFRDAISDVDSSAIYYHVFEAHLRLQREENDFSAWFRSSLKLPDLADRMKALNPYLGSLERLRSNVLTMCDEQLAKSAGT, encoded by the coding sequence ATGCTGCCGAATGAAGAAGGGGGAATTGTGACAACGACGCATGCCGATACAGTATTCCGATTCATCGGATGCAGTGAAATTCAAGAGATTCTCGGGAAACAGGCTGCGGACGAACGCCAGTTGGTGGAGATGCTGGAAGAAGTTCCGCTCGACTCGGTGTATTACCATACGCACAGCTATTTTCTGCGGACGCGGTTCATTGAGCGTACCTACCCGAACGACTTTGCCCAATGGGCGGCTCAGCAAGTCCAGGATCATGTTCTTGCCGAGCGACTGTCGGTGGTGGATCCGTTCGATTTTCAGAGTTTGGAAGCGCTTCGGGAAGAATTGATTTCCCTCATCGATGATCACCTCTCCGGCATGACGGCGGTCCCGCGCACGGGGTTTGGGGCGCCGTTCTACTTCAATCGATCGCGCATTCTGGAGGTGCCCACCGGTGTAGAAGCGCAGACACTTCATGAGTTCCGCGATGCTATTTCGGACGTCGATTCCAGCGCCATTTATTACCATGTATTCGAAGCGCACTTGCGGTTACAGCGGGAAGAGAACGATTTTTCTGCCTGGTTCCGGAGCAGTCTGAAGTTGCCGGATCTGGCCGATCGGATGAAAGCCTTGAATCCTTATCTCGGCAGTCTGGAGCGACTGCGATCGAACGTCCTGACCATGTGCGATGAGCAGTTGGCGAAATCAGCCGGGACATAG
- a CDS encoding Glucoamylase: protein MAYKPIGDYGVIGDLHTVALVGKDGSIDWCCFPHFDSPSLFGALLDERRGGRFSIAPPDDGKRQQLYLPETNVLLTRFLHHDGVGELTDFMPIEGDEPGVHPTRHQIIRMVKVVRGKILFRLECQPAFNFGRDEHTVTLRSAGAIFRSASLTIGLVSPVPLITNQETVEAEFTLEEGQQVTFFLVQLESETTESVLDVPQTDETALRETMAYWRKWLSQCRYTGRWREMVQRSALTLKLLTYAPTGAIVAAPTTSLPEAIGGARNWDYRYTWIRDAAFTLYALLRLGFSNEAGRFMQWLEARCHELNHDGSLQVLYGIDGRRITQEDVLTHWEGYQRSSPVRIGNGAASQRQLDMYGALMDAAYLYNKHGSPISYDSWVGLSRLLDYVSANWDQPDEGIWEVRGGQRQFVYSKVMCWVALDRGIRLADKRGFPADRAKWIEVRDCIYRDVMHHGWDQEWQAFVQEYGGHALDASALVLPLVFFLSPTDPRMQSTIERIMASLVSDALVFRYIPEEAAPDGLSGQEGTFTLCSFWLVEALTRAGRLEEARLIFEKILSYANHLGLYAEELSVTGEHLGNFPQAFAHIGLISAAYNLDRALSSPRTVSV, encoded by the coding sequence ATGGCCTATAAGCCGATCGGAGATTATGGGGTGATTGGGGACCTCCACACCGTCGCATTGGTGGGAAAGGACGGATCGATCGATTGGTGTTGCTTCCCTCACTTCGATTCGCCCAGCTTGTTTGGCGCGTTATTGGATGAGCGACGGGGCGGACGGTTCAGTATTGCACCGCCTGATGACGGGAAGCGACAGCAACTGTATCTACCGGAGACCAACGTCCTGTTGACTCGCTTTCTGCATCATGACGGTGTGGGTGAGTTGACGGATTTCATGCCCATCGAAGGCGATGAACCGGGAGTTCATCCGACACGACATCAAATTATTCGTATGGTCAAGGTCGTCAGGGGGAAGATTCTGTTTCGGTTGGAGTGCCAACCCGCATTCAATTTTGGACGGGATGAACATACGGTGACATTGCGCTCAGCAGGGGCGATCTTTCGTTCGGCTTCACTGACGATTGGTTTGGTAAGTCCTGTGCCGCTCATCACCAATCAGGAAACTGTGGAGGCAGAGTTCACCCTGGAAGAAGGGCAGCAAGTCACCTTCTTTCTCGTACAATTAGAGTCGGAGACGACCGAGAGCGTTCTTGATGTGCCGCAAACAGATGAAACTGCGCTGCGGGAGACTATGGCCTATTGGCGAAAATGGTTGAGCCAATGTCGGTACACCGGGAGATGGCGAGAAATGGTCCAACGCTCAGCGTTGACGCTCAAGCTCCTGACCTACGCGCCGACTGGTGCGATCGTGGCCGCGCCGACGACCAGCTTGCCGGAAGCAATCGGTGGTGCAAGGAATTGGGACTATCGCTACACCTGGATTCGAGATGCAGCCTTCACTCTGTATGCACTGTTGCGCCTCGGTTTCTCAAATGAGGCAGGTCGATTCATGCAGTGGCTTGAAGCCCGCTGTCATGAGTTAAACCATGATGGCTCGCTGCAAGTTCTCTACGGCATTGATGGGCGTCGAATCACACAAGAAGACGTCCTTACTCATTGGGAAGGATATCAGCGATCGTCACCGGTCCGTATCGGCAACGGCGCTGCATCACAACGCCAACTCGATATGTACGGAGCGCTGATGGATGCCGCGTATCTCTATAATAAGCACGGGTCACCTATCAGCTATGACAGTTGGGTCGGGTTGTCTCGCCTGCTGGACTATGTCTCTGCCAATTGGGATCAACCTGACGAAGGGATATGGGAGGTACGGGGCGGGCAAAGGCAGTTTGTCTATTCGAAAGTCATGTGCTGGGTTGCTCTCGACCGAGGCATTCGCCTCGCAGACAAGCGGGGATTTCCTGCTGATCGCGCCAAGTGGATAGAGGTGCGAGACTGCATCTATCGAGATGTGATGCACCATGGTTGGGATCAAGAGTGGCAGGCTTTTGTGCAGGAATACGGCGGCCACGCGCTGGACGCCAGTGCGTTGGTTCTGCCACTCGTATTTTTCCTCTCGCCGACAGATCCACGCATGCAATCGACGATTGAACGGATCATGGCTAGCCTGGTATCAGACGCATTGGTGTTTCGGTACATCCCAGAAGAAGCCGCCCCCGACGGTTTGTCCGGCCAAGAGGGGACGTTTACTCTCTGTTCCTTCTGGTTAGTCGAGGCTCTAACGAGAGCGGGTCGTCTGGAAGAAGCGCGACTAATCTTTGAAAAGATTTTGAGCTATGCCAATCACCTCGGGCTCTATGCGGAAGAATTGTCGGTAACGGGAGAGCATCTGGGGAATTTCCCCCAGGCGTTCGCCCACATCGGCCTGATCAGTGCTGCGTACAATCTCGATCGAGCGTTGAGTTCGCCGCGGACTGTGTCGGTCTAG
- a CDS encoding hypothetical protein (Similar to maltooligosyl trehalose synthase treY) — MTPIAMPRIPIATYRIQLNRTFTFQDATQLIPYLDDLGIMDLYCSPYFRAVPGSLHGYDVVDPTTLNPELGSEDDYRAMIDELHRRGMGHLLDVVPNHMGITQQINAWWQDVLENGPISPYASFFDIDWDPLKAELRNKVLLPILGNQYGVVLENQELQIEYQDGRYIIRYYEHRLPVAPKASVLILAHRLKEFVDAEGAGSPHVMELQSIITALTHLPPRNALDPEAVVVRYREKEIIRRRLSALMEGHAAIRSFLDENIRQINGTKGDPRSFDLLDALLNDQAYRLADWRVAAEEINYRRFFDINELAALRMENPEVFEASHQLVFRLLREGAVTGLRIDHVDGLYDPPDYLQKLQGWARKEWPEVADSETRPLYLIVEKILGANERIPESWPVHGTTGYDFLALINGLFVSRANERSIEAAYARFVGKEDTFEELAYQSKRLIMSASMASELNVLGHQLNRLSERDRRSRDYTLNSLTHAIREIIACFPVYRTYITASPEGILDRDRAFIWQAVTKAKRRNPALSGLVFEFVRDLLLQAADSREAHDVERLRFVMKFQQTTSPVTAKGIEDTAFYRYHRLVSLNEVGADPQQFGTTPTMAHQQLKERQGRWPATLSATATHDTKRGEDVRTRISVLSEVPKLWSQRVTQWSKANRKWKVSAEQGPAPSADDEYLLYQTLIGAWPLIQLDTQGYEGFCVRIQDYMNKAIREAKVHTSWVNSDHEYEEAMRRFVAGVLNRSEANDFLDDFLPFQRRIAQYGMYNSLAQLLIKMMAPGVPDFYQGTELWDFNLVDPDNRRPVNFGIRRTVLAAVKQAADSVQARQELLKDLLTHRADGRIKLWLTTQGLWYRREHAELFRQGEYVPLQVSGAKREHLFAFARIHGDQAAVVVVPRLLTGVIENPTELPVGERVWGDTKVTMPSWKEGSLYRNVLTGRRSGTLPDEGRQAIAAAEILMECPVALMERAT, encoded by the coding sequence GTGACACCCATCGCCATGCCACGAATCCCAATCGCCACGTATCGCATTCAGCTTAACCGCACATTCACCTTCCAAGACGCGACACAACTGATCCCCTATTTGGATGACCTGGGCATCATGGATCTCTATTGCTCCCCCTATTTCAGGGCAGTACCCGGTAGTCTCCATGGATATGACGTGGTCGATCCGACGACCCTGAATCCGGAGCTTGGAAGCGAAGACGACTATCGGGCGATGATCGATGAGTTGCATCGACGTGGTATGGGGCATCTGCTGGATGTCGTGCCGAATCATATGGGCATCACCCAGCAAATCAACGCATGGTGGCAGGATGTGCTCGAGAATGGACCCATCTCACCGTACGCGTCCTTTTTTGATATCGATTGGGACCCGCTCAAGGCCGAACTGCGGAACAAAGTGCTCCTGCCGATCCTCGGCAATCAATACGGCGTCGTGCTGGAAAACCAAGAATTACAGATAGAATATCAGGACGGGCGATACATCATCCGCTACTACGAACATCGTCTTCCAGTGGCACCCAAAGCGTCCGTCCTCATCCTGGCACATCGTCTCAAAGAATTCGTTGACGCAGAGGGAGCCGGCAGTCCCCATGTGATGGAACTACAGAGTATCATCACGGCCCTCACGCATTTACCCCCACGCAACGCCCTCGATCCGGAGGCGGTCGTCGTGCGCTATCGGGAGAAGGAAATCATCCGTCGCCGTCTGTCGGCCCTGATGGAGGGTCATGCGGCCATCCGCAGTTTCCTGGACGAGAACATTCGGCAGATTAACGGGACCAAGGGAGACCCACGCAGCTTCGACCTGCTCGACGCGCTGTTGAACGATCAAGCCTATCGTCTGGCTGACTGGCGGGTCGCGGCTGAAGAGATCAACTACCGGAGGTTTTTTGATATCAACGAGCTCGCCGCTCTTCGGATGGAGAATCCCGAGGTCTTCGAGGCATCGCATCAGTTGGTGTTTCGACTGCTGAGAGAGGGAGCGGTGACCGGCCTTCGGATCGACCATGTCGATGGTCTCTATGACCCGCCTGACTATCTCCAGAAACTCCAGGGATGGGCGAGAAAGGAATGGCCGGAGGTTGCCGACTCGGAAACGAGACCGCTGTATCTGATCGTCGAAAAGATTCTTGGTGCCAACGAAAGGATTCCCGAGTCATGGCCGGTTCATGGCACCACGGGGTACGACTTCTTGGCGCTTATCAACGGGCTTTTCGTGAGTCGTGCGAACGAGCGGTCCATCGAGGCGGCCTATGCTCGTTTTGTCGGCAAGGAAGACACGTTTGAGGAGTTAGCCTACCAATCCAAGCGGCTGATCATGAGCGCCTCGATGGCGAGCGAATTGAATGTCCTGGGCCACCAGCTGAACCGCCTGTCGGAACGGGATCGACGATCCCGCGACTATACGCTCAATAGTCTGACGCATGCGATTCGAGAGATCATCGCCTGCTTCCCGGTCTACCGGACGTATATCACGGCATCGCCCGAAGGGATACTAGATCGAGATCGGGCCTTTATTTGGCAGGCCGTGACCAAGGCCAAACGTCGTAATCCTGCGCTCAGTGGATTGGTCTTTGAATTTGTTCGAGATCTTCTCTTGCAAGCAGCGGATTCGCGCGAGGCGCACGATGTCGAGCGGCTTCGGTTCGTCATGAAGTTTCAACAGACGACGAGTCCGGTAACGGCAAAAGGCATTGAGGACACGGCATTCTACCGGTACCACCGACTCGTCTCGTTGAATGAAGTGGGTGCCGACCCACAGCAGTTCGGCACGACACCGACGATGGCGCACCAACAGTTGAAGGAGCGACAGGGCCGATGGCCGGCCACTTTGTCGGCCACCGCGACGCATGATACGAAACGCGGGGAAGATGTACGGACGAGGATTTCGGTGCTGTCAGAGGTGCCGAAGCTCTGGAGCCAGCGAGTGACTCAGTGGAGCAAAGCGAATCGAAAGTGGAAGGTTTCTGCGGAGCAGGGGCCGGCGCCGAGTGCGGATGATGAATACCTCCTTTACCAAACTTTGATCGGCGCCTGGCCGCTGATTCAACTCGATACGCAGGGCTACGAAGGGTTTTGCGTGAGGATCCAGGACTACATGAACAAAGCGATAAGAGAGGCGAAGGTTCACACGAGTTGGGTTAATTCTGATCATGAGTATGAAGAGGCCATGCGCCGATTTGTGGCAGGGGTGCTCAACCGATCAGAAGCAAATGACTTTCTTGATGATTTTCTCCCGTTCCAGCGCAGAATTGCGCAGTACGGAATGTACAACTCACTTGCGCAGCTGCTGATCAAGATGATGGCTCCCGGCGTGCCGGATTTCTATCAGGGAACGGAACTCTGGGACTTCAATCTGGTTGACCCGGACAATCGGCGGCCTGTGAATTTTGGAATAAGACGTACGGTCCTCGCCGCCGTGAAGCAAGCCGCCGATTCGGTGCAGGCTCGGCAGGAGCTTTTGAAAGATCTCCTGACCCATCGAGCGGATGGACGGATCAAACTGTGGCTTACGACACAAGGATTGTGGTACCGACGAGAACATGCCGAGTTGTTCAGACAGGGGGAGTACGTCCCGCTCCAAGTGTCCGGGGCGAAGCGAGAACATCTTTTCGCATTTGCACGTATTCATGGGGACCAGGCCGCGGTCGTTGTCGTTCCGCGCCTGTTGACCGGTGTGATCGAGAATCCGACCGAACTTCCAGTCGGTGAGCGGGTCTGGGGGGACACGAAGGTGACCATGCCTTCGTGGAAGGAAGGATCACTCTACCGGAACGTTCTAACCGGAAGACGGTCGGGGACTCTCCCGGACGAGGGTCGCCAGGCCATTGCTGCCGCCGAGATTCTGATGGAGTGTCCGGTCGCATTGATGGAACGGGCGACATGA
- a CDS encoding Alpha-1,4-glucan:maltose-1-phosphate maltosyltransferase, with protein MGLRTKAKPEAWSPIIIEAVQPEINGGRYSIKREVGDRLSVSADIFKEGHDVLTAVLRYRTIKETSWHEAAMSHTDNDRWVGHFDLQENTRYLYTIGAFTNTFESWRREAIKKSQAGERIESELLEGRALVEQAVKRAEEPDKVRLAAFLTQWRSSDTQEAQLTVALNEELSELVERHQERTAWTLYDRELELVVDRVRARFGAWYEIFPRSQGTNPERGSTFQECEKRLPAIKAMGFDVLYLTPIHPIGRTNRKGKNNSLTSAPTDPGSPYAIGNERGGHDAVEPSLGTIEDFDRFEKAVRAQGMELALDFAINCSPDHPYVKEHPEWFAHRPDGTIKYAENPPKKYQDIFNVDFYCQDWRGLWNEMKRVILFWANHGVRIFRVDNPHTKPVSFWGWLIREVQAQYPDVLFLSEAFTKPKMMKALAKAGFTQSYTYFTWRNFKQELTEYMTELSQTEMKEYFRPNFFTNTPDILPEILQQGGRPAFKFRLVLAATLSPSYGIYSGYELCENRALPGREEYLDSEKYEIKVWDWDRPGHIVDYVTLINRIRRDNPALHELENLEFYESSNDQVVFFGKSTADKRNSVLVAVNLSPFHYQEAHLRIPIEALGIKAEDTYQLHNVITDRRDLMVGDRYIVRLDPQDEPAAIFVVRRWTHREQEVDFFS; from the coding sequence GTGGGGTTGAGGACGAAAGCGAAGCCTGAAGCGTGGTCGCCGATCATCATCGAAGCGGTACAACCCGAGATCAACGGCGGACGGTACTCGATCAAACGTGAAGTCGGAGATCGTCTGAGTGTGTCTGCTGATATTTTCAAGGAAGGGCACGACGTTCTGACCGCTGTGCTTCGATATCGGACGATCAAAGAAACGTCATGGCACGAGGCGGCGATGTCGCACACCGATAACGACAGATGGGTCGGCCATTTCGATCTTCAGGAAAACACGCGCTATCTCTATACCATCGGGGCCTTCACGAACACGTTTGAATCCTGGCGTCGAGAGGCGATCAAGAAATCCCAGGCGGGAGAGCGTATTGAAAGCGAGCTTCTGGAAGGGCGAGCGTTGGTCGAGCAGGCGGTGAAACGCGCGGAGGAACCGGACAAAGTCCGATTGGCAGCGTTTCTCACGCAATGGCGTTCGTCGGATACGCAGGAGGCGCAACTCACGGTGGCACTCAATGAGGAACTCTCCGAACTTGTGGAACGGCACCAGGAACGTACTGCCTGGACCCTGTACGATCGGGAGCTGGAGCTGGTGGTCGATCGAGTCCGCGCGCGATTCGGGGCCTGGTATGAAATATTTCCCCGTTCTCAGGGGACCAATCCTGAGAGAGGATCGACCTTTCAAGAGTGTGAGAAGCGATTGCCGGCAATCAAGGCCATGGGGTTCGATGTGCTGTATCTGACTCCGATCCATCCGATCGGGCGGACAAACCGGAAAGGAAAAAACAATTCCCTCACCTCGGCTCCGACCGATCCCGGCAGTCCCTATGCGATTGGGAATGAGCGGGGTGGCCACGACGCGGTGGAGCCGAGCCTAGGTACGATCGAAGATTTCGATCGGTTCGAGAAGGCCGTCCGTGCTCAGGGGATGGAGCTCGCGTTGGATTTTGCCATCAATTGCTCGCCGGACCATCCCTATGTGAAAGAACATCCTGAGTGGTTTGCGCACCGCCCGGACGGCACGATCAAGTACGCGGAGAATCCGCCCAAGAAATATCAGGACATCTTCAACGTTGATTTTTATTGTCAGGATTGGCGTGGACTGTGGAATGAGATGAAACGTGTCATTCTCTTTTGGGCGAATCATGGCGTGAGAATCTTCCGCGTCGATAATCCACATACCAAGCCGGTGAGTTTTTGGGGCTGGCTGATCAGGGAGGTGCAGGCGCAGTATCCCGATGTGCTGTTTCTCTCCGAAGCCTTCACCAAGCCGAAGATGATGAAGGCGCTGGCCAAAGCCGGGTTTACGCAATCCTACACCTACTTCACCTGGCGGAACTTCAAGCAGGAATTGACTGAGTATATGACGGAGTTGTCCCAGACCGAGATGAAGGAGTATTTCCGGCCGAACTTCTTCACGAATACGCCTGACATTTTGCCGGAGATTCTTCAGCAAGGCGGCCGGCCGGCTTTCAAATTCCGGTTGGTACTGGCGGCGACGTTATCACCTTCGTACGGCATCTACAGCGGGTATGAGCTGTGCGAAAACCGAGCCCTGCCGGGGAGAGAGGAATATCTCGATTCGGAGAAATATGAGATTAAGGTGTGGGATTGGGATCGCCCAGGCCACATCGTCGACTATGTCACGTTGATCAATCGAATCAGGCGAGACAATCCCGCACTGCATGAACTGGAGAATCTCGAATTCTATGAGTCTAGTAACGACCAGGTTGTGTTCTTTGGAAAAAGTACGGCCGATAAGCGGAACTCAGTGCTCGTGGCGGTGAATCTCAGTCCATTCCACTATCAGGAAGCCCATCTTCGGATTCCGATTGAAGCGCTTGGTATCAAAGCGGAAGACACCTATCAATTGCACAATGTGATCACTGATCGGCGCGATCTTATGGTCGGCGATCGCTACATTGTGCGATTGGATCCGCAGGACGAGCCGGCCGCCATTTTCGTGGTGCGGCGTTGGACGCATCGAGAGCAGGAAGTCGATTTCTTTTCGTGA